The Celeribacter marinus genome window below encodes:
- a CDS encoding Hint domain-containing protein — protein MSTPQGPCAVEYLRIGDVICTRDNGPQPIVWAGLSDVCGIGRAAPIWFGPRAMAVLGAQGAPPLSVSPQHRMLVRDACGAEVLVPAKALVGWEDVVQRPVSNVRYVHIMVHEHALLTANGVICESFNPGPMALNALSFMNRIKILRMHPHAMTRRVYKDVRPMIGAAKWRRTVTHHRTLIAVGSK, from the coding sequence ATCTCGACGCCACAGGGGCCGTGTGCGGTGGAATACTTGCGTATCGGTGACGTGATTTGCACGCGCGATAATGGTCCGCAACCGATTGTTTGGGCGGGACTTAGTGATGTCTGTGGCATCGGGCGCGCCGCCCCGATTTGGTTCGGCCCGCGCGCAATGGCGGTACTCGGCGCACAGGGTGCGCCGCCGCTCAGTGTCAGTCCACAACATCGCATGCTGGTCCGTGATGCGTGTGGGGCCGAGGTGCTTGTCCCTGCAAAGGCGCTCGTCGGGTGGGAAGATGTCGTTCAACGGCCCGTTTCGAATGTGAGATATGTCCACATCATGGTGCACGAACACGCGTTGCTCACCGCCAATGGCGTGATCTGTGAAAGCTTCAATCCAGGTCCAATGGCGCTCAATGCCTTATCCTTCATGAACCGGATCAAGATATTGCGCATGCATCCGCACGCGATGACGCGCCGCGTCTACAAAGATGTGCGTCCTATGATTGGTGCCGCAAAGTGGCGGCGCACCGTGACGCATCACCGCACGCTTATCGCTGTTGGGTCAAAATAG
- a CDS encoding aldo/keto reductase, with protein MTNRMIGTTGVALTPLGFGTSGLGDMPDTYGYSVDADRAAATLRAIFDGPARLIDTSNNYGAGRSEARVGAVIKSDGLPAGMTLSTKLDRDPDTGRFDAARAWASLEESCARLGVSQIPLLFLHDPEHARDLDEVEGALDALFEMKEAGRAKAVGLAMGRLDIMEPMLKSRPFDALISHNRFTLLNRSASAMFDYAADAGIAVINAAPFAGGVLAKGADEMPRVTYQEATEETLAPVRRIEALCARHGVATGAVALQFSMRDPRVSTTLFGVSKPERVAQAIGWAQMEIPTALWDELAEFPFESADPEANREYKAG; from the coding sequence ATGACAAACCGCATGATTGGCACGACAGGCGTAGCCCTCACACCCTTGGGATTTGGCACGTCTGGTTTGGGCGATATGCCTGACACCTATGGCTATAGCGTCGATGCGGATCGTGCTGCCGCGACCCTGCGCGCGATTTTCGACGGGCCGGCGCGGTTGATCGACACCTCGAACAATTACGGCGCGGGGCGCTCAGAGGCGCGGGTGGGGGCAGTGATCAAATCGGACGGCTTGCCCGCCGGTATGACGCTTTCGACCAAATTGGACCGCGATCCAGACACGGGACGCTTTGACGCCGCGCGCGCGTGGGCCTCGTTGGAGGAAAGCTGTGCACGTCTTGGTGTGAGCCAAATTCCGCTGTTGTTTTTGCACGACCCTGAACATGCCCGCGATTTGGACGAGGTTGAGGGCGCGTTGGACGCGTTATTCGAGATGAAAGAGGCGGGGCGCGCAAAGGCGGTGGGTTTGGCCATGGGGCGGCTCGATATTATGGAGCCGATGCTCAAATCACGGCCATTTGACGCGCTGATTTCGCATAACCGCTTTACGCTGTTGAACCGGTCCGCCTCTGCGATGTTCGATTATGCCGCAGATGCGGGGATCGCCGTGATCAATGCCGCACCGTTTGCGGGCGGGGTTTTGGCCAAAGGGGCCGACGAAATGCCGCGTGTCACGTACCAAGAGGCAACTGAGGAAACCCTAGCGCCCGTGCGCCGCATTGAGGCGCTTTGTGCGCGCCACGGCGTGGCTACGGGCGCGGTGGCCTTGCAATTTTCCATGCGTGATCCGCGTGTAAGCACAACATTGTTTGGCGTGTCCAAACCCGAGCGGGTTGCACAAGCGATTGGCTGGGCGCAAATGGAGATCCCGACAGCACTTTGGGATGAATTGGCTGAATTCCCATTCGAATCCGCCGATCCCGAAGCAAACCGAGAGTATAAAGCCGGCTAG
- a CDS encoding deoxyguanosinetriphosphate triphosphohydrolase — MLKSYASQPFETRGRLFDEKLSTFRSPFQRDRDRIIHSSAFRRLKHKTQVFVEHEGDYYRTRLTHSIEVAQVARTIAGALGLNEGLAEAIALAHDLGHSPFGHTGEDALEDLMAPYGGFDHNAQALRIVTKLEKHYADFDGLNLTWESLEGIAKHNGPITGPYADPKRHPEGHALSYALKEVNDQFDLELHTFASAEAQVAAIADDVAYNHHDLHDGLRAGLFTADDLIELPLTDRAYADVDATYPDLEATRRDHEALRRIFGYMVEDVITIATNRLDSARPETAQDIRDLDRTIIRFSKPFFQNLKVIKSFLFKRMYRAPSVVVERERVTVMVNTLFPLFMAKPALLPPEWRDEIDAARDDTQLARIVLDYVAGMTDRFAIQEFERLCATPREI; from the coding sequence ATGTTGAAATCTTATGCGAGCCAACCGTTCGAGACACGCGGGCGGTTGTTTGACGAAAAGCTATCGACCTTTCGTTCGCCCTTTCAACGCGACCGCGACCGGATCATTCACTCATCGGCGTTTCGCCGTCTCAAGCATAAAACCCAAGTGTTCGTGGAACACGAGGGCGATTATTACCGCACCCGACTGACCCATTCAATTGAGGTCGCTCAGGTGGCGCGCACCATTGCAGGGGCTTTGGGGCTCAATGAGGGCTTGGCGGAGGCCATCGCTTTGGCTCATGATTTGGGCCATTCGCCGTTCGGGCACACGGGCGAAGATGCGCTTGAGGATCTCATGGCGCCTTATGGCGGGTTTGATCACAATGCGCAGGCACTTCGGATCGTGACGAAGTTGGAAAAACACTATGCGGATTTTGATGGGCTTAATCTGACATGGGAAAGCCTTGAGGGGATCGCAAAACACAACGGGCCAATTACCGGTCCGTATGCCGACCCCAAACGCCATCCCGAGGGGCATGCGCTGTCCTATGCGCTCAAAGAGGTCAATGATCAGTTCGATCTGGAATTGCACACTTTTGCCAGTGCGGAGGCACAAGTGGCCGCAATTGCCGATGATGTTGCGTATAACCATCACGACTTGCATGACGGGTTGCGTGCGGGTCTGTTTACGGCTGATGATTTGATCGAATTGCCACTCACGGATCGCGCCTACGCAGATGTGGATGCGACTTATCCCGACCTTGAGGCCACGCGGCGCGATCACGAGGCGTTGCGGCGTATTTTTGGCTATATGGTTGAGGATGTGATTACGATTGCGACCAATCGTTTGGACAGTGCGCGCCCCGAAACCGCGCAGGATATCCGTGATCTGGACCGGACGATCATTCGGTTTTCAAAGCCGTTCTTTCAAAACTTGAAAGTGATTAAATCGTTCTTGTTCAAGCGGATGTACCGCGCTCCTTCAGTCGTGGTCGAGCGCGAGCGTGTCACGGTCATGGTCAATACGTTGTTCCCGCTGTTCATGGCAAAGCCTGCGCTTTTGCCACCCGAGTGGCGTGATGAAATTGATGCGGCACGAGATGACACCCAGTTGGCACGAATTGTACTTGATTACGTGGCTGGGATGACCGACCGTTTCGCGATTCAAGAATTTGAACGCCTGTGCGCAACCCCGCGCGAGATATAG
- a CDS encoding cation:proton antiporter — MSIEAVTGLAPVEAFALVGVLGVGAQWVAWRLHLPAIVVMLAVGLLVGPVFGLFNPARDIGDMVQPLISMAVAVILFEGGLTLDLHKLGDAKKGVMRLVFIGAPLGWFSSALALHYGAGLGWEASTVFGGIMVVTGPTVIAPLLRTAKLSRRPANLLQWEAIVNDPVGALAAVLAFEFVLVGREAESFGGALVELGVGISVAMVVGLVAGLGISRAFREAWVPEYMKVPVLFVTMLAAFALPDMMLHESGLLAVTVMGLVIANADLPSFEELRRFKEHATILLVSGVFILLAASLDFASLSTLTWRAGLFVALVILLARPLTVLISLAFSGLPRNEKLLIAFTGPRGVVLVAVAGLFGERLAAAGVEDGAVIGPLAFILVLATVVLHGFTLAPFARFLGLAQSGTPGVLFIGGSRFTTALAEALKKAEVPVLIADPNHARLVRPRATGLPVFYGDVLSEAAEHSLEILSYKTIVAATENDAYNTLVATDLAPEFGHDQTWQIARHRAEQARHALPTQLGGRAFGAGKTFRELEDLIIGGWRIAMTGLTDEFTFEDWKAGRTGAHLIGYVPADGSFKRVTPDDIEVLFPNRAEARIEDLPEEQRETAREALRRRLTDARRNSARAKLGAGVRILALVPPVSETEEAVVEAAKSKGPHA, encoded by the coding sequence ATGTCAATTGAAGCAGTTACAGGCCTCGCGCCCGTCGAAGCATTTGCCCTTGTCGGTGTGTTGGGTGTGGGGGCGCAGTGGGTGGCGTGGCGTCTGCATTTGCCTGCGATTGTGGTGATGCTCGCCGTTGGCCTGTTGGTGGGGCCGGTGTTCGGACTGTTCAATCCCGCACGTGACATTGGTGATATGGTCCAACCGCTCATCTCGATGGCGGTTGCTGTGATCTTGTTCGAGGGTGGTCTGACACTTGATCTGCACAAGCTTGGTGATGCCAAAAAAGGTGTGATGCGGCTTGTCTTTATCGGTGCGCCTCTTGGTTGGTTTTCATCCGCACTGGCACTGCACTATGGCGCGGGGCTTGGGTGGGAGGCGTCCACGGTCTTCGGCGGCATTATGGTTGTGACAGGGCCGACTGTGATTGCGCCGCTGTTGCGCACCGCTAAACTTTCGCGCCGCCCCGCCAATCTGTTGCAATGGGAAGCCATCGTGAACGATCCTGTTGGGGCGTTGGCGGCGGTGCTTGCCTTCGAATTTGTGTTGGTCGGACGCGAGGCGGAAAGCTTTGGCGGTGCTCTGGTCGAATTGGGTGTTGGCATTTCGGTGGCAATGGTTGTCGGACTGGTCGCAGGTTTGGGGATTTCGCGCGCGTTTCGCGAGGCGTGGGTGCCCGAATATATGAAGGTGCCTGTGCTCTTCGTCACCATGTTGGCCGCGTTTGCCTTGCCCGATATGATGCTGCACGAAAGTGGGCTTTTGGCCGTGACCGTCATGGGGCTGGTGATTGCCAATGCCGATTTGCCCTCATTTGAGGAGCTGCGCCGGTTCAAAGAACACGCAACCATCCTACTGGTGTCGGGTGTGTTTATCTTGCTTGCGGCCTCGCTCGATTTCGCGTCTCTTTCGACGCTGACGTGGCGCGCGGGTCTGTTTGTGGCCTTGGTCATTTTGCTCGCACGTCCGCTTACCGTTCTGATATCACTGGCGTTTTCTGGCTTGCCGCGCAATGAAAAGCTGTTGATTGCCTTTACGGGCCCGCGCGGTGTGGTTTTGGTTGCTGTCGCGGGTCTGTTTGGGGAGCGCTTGGCTGCGGCGGGTGTTGAGGACGGGGCTGTCATTGGTCCACTGGCCTTTATCCTTGTGTTGGCCACGGTTGTTTTGCACGGGTTCACGCTTGCGCCATTCGCGCGCTTTTTGGGGTTGGCGCAAAGCGGCACGCCGGGCGTCTTGTTCATTGGCGGGTCGCGGTTCACCACCGCCTTGGCCGAGGCCCTCAAAAAGGCCGAGGTGCCAGTGTTGATTGCCGATCCCAACCACGCACGCCTTGTGCGCCCACGCGCCACGGGTTTGCCGGTGTTTTACGGCGATGTGTTGTCTGAGGCGGCCGAGCATTCTCTTGAAATCCTCAGCTACAAAACCATCGTCGCGGCGACAGAAAATGACGCCTACAACACCCTTGTCGCTACGGATTTGGCGCCTGAGTTCGGACATGATCAAACGTGGCAGATTGCACGCCACCGCGCCGAACAGGCCCGCCACGCCTTGCCCACGCAACTGGGTGGACGGGCGTTTGGCGCAGGAAAGACCTTTCGCGAGTTGGAGGATTTGATCATAGGCGGGTGGCGTATTGCCATGACGGGCCTGACTGATGAATTCACGTTTGAGGATTGGAAAGCGGGGCGCACGGGGGCGCATTTGATCGGGTATGTGCCAGCGGACGGCTCGTTTAAGCGGGTCACACCCGACGATATCGAAGTGTTGTTCCCAAATCGGGCCGAGGCGCGCATCGAAGATCTGCCAGAAGAGCAGCGTGAAACGGCGCGCGAGGCATTGCGGCGGCGTCTGACCGATGCGCGCCGAAACAGCGCACGCGCCAAACTGGGCGCAGGTGTGCGTATTTTGGCGCTCGTCCCACCGGTGAGCGAGACAGAAGAGGCGGTCGTTGAGGCCGCAAAATCCAAAGGGCCGCACGCATAG
- a CDS encoding NAD(P)/FAD-dependent oxidoreductase, producing the protein MIQSFASSYDTIILGAGAAGLFCAKFAAQTGAKVLVVDHAKRAADKVRISGGGRCNFTNMYASSDNFISANKHFSKSALARYTQWDFIDLCVSHGITYHEKTLGQLFCDGKSQAIIDMLLAEARGADIALGTTIDAVRHDGDTFHLTLSGRAVTTRNLVVATGGKSIPKMGATGIGYQIAEQFGLALTDTRPALVPLTFAPQELEWITPLSGTALDARVTANGTAFDEALLFTHRGLSGPSILQVSSYWRDGDPITVNLSPNRDIFGALKAARSENGRRQMHTGLGTIFPTKLANTLAERLGLSGNLADHSDKALTAIADALHAMELRPVGSEGYRTAEVTLGGVDTDALSSATMEAKAVRGLYFIGEVVDVTGWLGGYNFQWAWSSAAACGRAIAASR; encoded by the coding sequence ATGATCCAGTCCTTTGCATCCTCCTATGACACCATCATTCTCGGCGCGGGGGCGGCGGGGTTGTTTTGCGCCAAATTTGCCGCCCAGACGGGGGCAAAGGTGCTTGTGGTCGATCACGCCAAACGCGCGGCAGATAAGGTGCGCATATCGGGCGGCGGGCGGTGCAATTTCACCAATATGTACGCAAGCTCCGATAATTTCATAAGCGCAAACAAACACTTCTCAAAATCAGCCCTCGCGCGCTACACACAATGGGATTTCATCGATCTATGCGTGTCGCATGGGATCACCTACCACGAAAAGACCCTTGGCCAGTTGTTTTGCGATGGCAAATCGCAAGCCATCATCGACATGCTTTTGGCCGAGGCGCGCGGGGCCGATATCGCCCTTGGCACCACAATCGACGCGGTGCGCCATGACGGGGATACGTTTCATTTGACCCTCTCGGGCCGCGCCGTCACCACCCGCAATCTGGTCGTCGCCACGGGCGGCAAATCCATTCCCAAAATGGGGGCGACCGGCATCGGCTACCAGATCGCGGAACAATTCGGACTGGCCCTGACCGACACCCGCCCTGCCCTCGTGCCGCTCACATTCGCGCCGCAAGAACTTGAATGGATCACGCCTCTATCGGGCACCGCCCTAGACGCGCGGGTGACAGCAAATGGCACGGCGTTTGACGAGGCATTGTTGTTTACGCATCGCGGCCTTTCGGGACCGTCGATTTTGCAGGTGTCGAGTTATTGGCGTGACGGAGATCCGATCACCGTGAACCTATCACCCAACCGCGATATTTTTGGCGCTCTGAAAGCCGCACGTAGCGAGAACGGTCGCCGCCAGATGCACACGGGGCTTGGCACGATCTTTCCCACCAAACTGGCCAACACATTGGCCGAGCGTCTGGGCCTATCGGGCAATCTCGCGGATCACTCCGACAAGGCACTCACCGCGATCGCCGATGCGCTCCACGCCATGGAATTGCGCCCTGTGGGGTCAGAGGGCTACCGCACAGCCGAAGTCACGCTTGGCGGCGTCGACACCGATGCGCTCTCGTCAGCCACGATGGAGGCCAAGGCGGTTCGGGGGCTGTATTTCATCGGCGAAGTGGTCGATGTCACGGGGTGGCTTGGCGGCTACAATTTCCAATGGGCGTGGTCATCTGCGGCTGCGTGTGGCCGCGCCATTGCGGCCTCTCGCTAA
- a CDS encoding HesB/IscA family protein: protein MALTLPPTVTPRAFARISEINAASGEDKALRVAVEGGGCSGFQYEITLDAPTGDDVRLEGDGAMVVVDPVSLPFLENAVIDFSEELIGARFVIENPNATASCGCGTSFSM from the coding sequence ATGGCCCTCACGCTTCCGCCCACCGTCACACCCCGCGCCTTTGCCCGCATATCCGAGATTAACGCGGCCTCGGGAGAGGACAAAGCGTTGCGTGTCGCCGTAGAGGGCGGCGGGTGTTCAGGGTTTCAGTACGAGATCACGTTGGACGCCCCCACGGGCGACGATGTGCGCCTTGAGGGAGACGGCGCTATGGTTGTGGTCGACCCCGTGTCACTGCCGTTCTTGGAGAACGCAGTCATTGATTTCAGCGAGGAGTTGATAGGCGCGCGGTTCGTGATCGAGAACCCGAACGCCACCGCCTCATGTGGCTGTGGCACCTCGTTTTCGATGTAA
- the argS gene encoding arginine--tRNA ligase, translating to MNLFADIRALVTGSLDTLVSEGVLPDGLDYANVAVEPPRDPLHGDMATNAAMVLAKPAKSNPRAIAEALAAKLGADPRIESVDVAGPGFINLRLAPALWTGLVEGILSDDAYGKSALGAAKKVNVEFVSANPTGPMHVGHTRGAVFGDALASLLDYAGYDVTREYYINDGGAQVDVLARSAYLRYLEALGQEVEFPEGTYPGDYLVQVGEALKDKYGDSLVGKPEGDWIDDIRVFSIEAMMDMIRGDLKALGVEMDNFYSEKSLYDTGLIESAIEELRSKDLIYRGTLEPPKGQMPEDWEAREQTLFRSTAHGDDVDRPIQKSDGAWTYFAPDIAYHYDKVKRGYDEIIDIFGADHGGYVKRMKAAVSALSEGKVGCDIKLVQLVKLFRNGVPLKMSKRSGTFVTLRDVVEQVGADVTRFVMLTRKNDAPLDFDFDKVLEQSKDNPVFYVQYAHARVRSVLRKAEDQGISLTDTPNLTDPAELAVAKKLADWPRQVEIAAKSHEPHRIAFFLYELASDFHALWNKGNDNEGLRFLQEDHAASAAKIALPRAVAVVISSGLGILGVTPAEEMR from the coding sequence ATGAACCTATTCGCCGATATTCGCGCTCTGGTGACGGGCAGCCTTGATACACTTGTATCCGAGGGTGTTCTCCCCGATGGCCTTGATTACGCCAATGTGGCGGTTGAGCCGCCCCGCGATCCCCTTCACGGTGATATGGCAACCAATGCCGCAATGGTTTTGGCTAAACCTGCCAAATCCAATCCGCGCGCAATTGCTGAGGCCTTGGCGGCCAAACTGGGCGCTGATCCGCGCATTGAAAGCGTCGATGTGGCAGGGCCGGGCTTCATCAACCTGCGTCTTGCGCCCGCGCTGTGGACCGGGCTGGTTGAGGGCATTTTGTCTGATGACGCCTATGGCAAGTCCGCACTTGGGGCCGCCAAAAAGGTCAATGTCGAATTTGTGTCGGCCAACCCCACGGGGCCGATGCATGTCGGTCACACGCGCGGTGCGGTGTTTGGCGATGCGTTGGCCTCGCTCCTTGATTACGCGGGTTACGATGTGACGCGCGAATACTACATCAACGATGGCGGCGCACAGGTCGATGTGCTCGCCCGCTCCGCCTACCTGCGGTATCTTGAAGCCTTGGGCCAAGAGGTCGAGTTCCCCGAGGGGACGTATCCGGGAGACTATCTGGTTCAGGTCGGTGAGGCTCTCAAAGACAAGTACGGCGATAGCCTTGTCGGGAAACCCGAAGGCGACTGGATCGATGATATCCGTGTGTTCTCCATCGAGGCGATGATGGATATGATCCGTGGCGACCTCAAGGCGCTCGGTGTCGAGATGGATAATTTCTATTCCGAGAAATCGCTTTACGACACAGGCCTGATTGAAAGCGCGATCGAAGAGTTGCGCAGCAAAGACCTGATTTATCGCGGCACGCTTGAGCCGCCAAAGGGTCAGATGCCCGAGGATTGGGAAGCGCGCGAACAAACCTTGTTCCGCTCCACCGCCCACGGCGATGATGTGGATCGTCCGATCCAGAAATCCGATGGCGCATGGACCTATTTTGCCCCCGACATTGCCTATCACTATGACAAGGTGAAGCGCGGGTATGACGAGATTATCGACATTTTCGGTGCCGACCACGGTGGTTATGTCAAGCGGATGAAGGCGGCGGTATCCGCCCTGTCCGAAGGCAAAGTTGGCTGTGATATCAAACTGGTGCAGTTGGTGAAGCTGTTTCGCAACGGCGTGCCGCTCAAGATGTCCAAACGCTCTGGCACCTTTGTCACCCTGCGCGATGTGGTTGAACAGGTCGGCGCGGATGTGACCCGTTTTGTGATGCTCACGCGCAAGAATGATGCGCCCCTTGATTTCGATTTCGACAAGGTTCTGGAGCAATCCAAAGATAACCCTGTGTTCTACGTTCAATACGCCCATGCGCGGGTCCGCTCGGTATTGCGCAAAGCCGAGGATCAAGGGATTTCCTTGACCGACACGCCGAACCTGACGGATCCTGCCGAATTGGCTGTGGCCAAAAAGCTAGCCGATTGGCCGCGTCAGGTCGAGATTGCCGCCAAAAGTCATGAGCCGCACCGTATCGCGTTCTTTTTGTATGAGCTTGCATCAGATTTCCATGCGTTGTGGAACAAGGGCAACGACAACGAGGGGCTGCGGTTTTTACAAGAGGACCACGCGGCGTCGGCGGCAAAAATTGCGCTGCCACGTGCCGTTGCCGTTGTTATTTCATCGGGTCTTGGTATTCTCGGTGTAACGCCTGCGGAGGAAATGCGCTAA
- the xth gene encoding exodeoxyribonuclease III, with protein sequence MKIASFNINGIKARMDALTDWLTEAEPDVVVLQEIKSVDENFPREHFEDMGYIVETHGQKSFNGVAILSKLPLEDITRGLPDAAGMGREGADDIEARYIEATVMGARNSVRVCGLYLPNGNPVDLNPDGTPIEGSKYDFKLKWFARLEERARALMALEQPFLMAGDFNLIPQAEDAKRPDAWREDALFRPQSRAAFRSLMALGFTDALRATTSAPEVYTFWDYQAGAFDRNDGIRIDHFLLSPQAADCLTDCQIDVFTRAKTKPSDHVPIWVTLDI encoded by the coding sequence ATGAAAATCGCCAGCTTCAACATCAACGGGATCAAAGCCCGCATGGACGCGCTCACCGATTGGCTCACCGAGGCCGAGCCGGATGTTGTGGTGCTCCAAGAGATCAAATCCGTCGACGAGAATTTCCCGCGCGAACACTTTGAGGACATGGGCTATATCGTTGAAACCCATGGACAAAAGTCGTTCAACGGCGTGGCGATCCTATCCAAACTACCGCTTGAGGATATCACCCGTGGCTTGCCCGATGCGGCGGGCATGGGACGCGAGGGGGCCGACGATATTGAGGCGCGCTATATCGAAGCCACGGTGATGGGCGCGCGCAATTCCGTTCGTGTTTGCGGGCTGTACCTGCCCAACGGCAACCCTGTTGATCTCAACCCAGATGGCACCCCCATTGAAGGATCGAAATACGATTTCAAACTAAAATGGTTCGCCCGATTGGAAGAGCGTGCGCGGGCGTTAATGGCGTTGGAGCAGCCGTTTTTGATGGCGGGGGATTTCAACCTCATCCCACAGGCCGAAGACGCAAAACGCCCCGATGCATGGCGCGAGGATGCGCTGTTTCGCCCACAAAGCCGCGCGGCGTTTCGCAGTTTGATGGCGCTTGGCTTTACCGATGCTTTGCGCGCCACCACCTCCGCGCCCGAGGTCTATACCTTTTGGGACTACCAAGCGGGCGCGTTTGATCGCAACGATGGTATCCGCATCGACCACTTTTTACTATCACCACAAGCCGCCGATTGCCTCACAGACTGTCAAATCGACGTGTTCACGCGGGCGAAAACCAAACCCTCGGACCATGTGCCGATCTGGGTCACCCTCGATATCTAA
- the der gene encoding ribosome biogenesis GTPase Der codes for MSFSLAIVGRPNVGKSTLFNRLVGRRLALVDDQPGVTRDLREGEAKLIDLRFTVIDTAGLEEATDESLQGRMRKLTERAVDMADVCLFMIDARAGILPADEVFAEILRKRAKHVILAANKAEGHAGEGGFLEAYSLGLGEPMRISAEHGEGMGELYDILRPLADGYDERAQAEAPEVDVELTEEEQELGEEAGVSRDFTAEKPLQICVVGRPNAGKSTLINKLLGEERLLTGPEAGITRDSISVTMNWNNTPVRVFDTAGMRKKAKVQEKLEKLSVADGLRAVKFAEVVVVLLDVSIPFEQQDLRIADLAEREGRAVVIAVNKWDEETDKSNKAKELREEFTRLLPQLRGAQLVTVSAKTGKNLDKLEEAILYAHQVWNRRVPTAKLNTWLSAMTEAHPPPAPGGRRIKLRYMTQVKARPPQFVVMCSHPDELNASYKRYLVNGLRADFDMPGTPIRLFFRSQADKNPFKNKTKSVPSRLRKHLGKGRADEKKKW; via the coding sequence ATGAGTTTTTCACTCGCCATCGTCGGACGTCCCAATGTGGGCAAATCGACCCTATTTAACCGCCTCGTGGGGCGCCGTCTTGCCTTGGTCGATGACCAACCGGGTGTGACGCGCGATCTGCGCGAGGGCGAGGCCAAGCTGATCGATCTTCGCTTTACCGTGATCGACACGGCGGGCCTCGAGGAGGCGACCGACGAGAGCCTTCAGGGCCGGATGCGCAAACTGACCGAGCGGGCCGTGGATATGGCCGATGTGTGCCTGTTCATGATTGACGCCCGTGCGGGGATTTTGCCCGCCGACGAAGTGTTCGCCGAAATTCTGCGCAAACGCGCCAAGCACGTGATCCTCGCCGCCAACAAGGCCGAGGGACACGCAGGCGAGGGTGGGTTCCTTGAGGCCTATTCGCTTGGCCTTGGCGAGCCGATGCGCATTTCAGCCGAGCACGGCGAGGGTATGGGCGAGCTCTATGATATCTTGCGCCCGCTTGCGGATGGTTATGACGAGCGCGCCCAAGCCGAGGCGCCCGAGGTCGACGTTGAGCTGACCGAAGAAGAGCAGGAATTGGGCGAAGAGGCCGGTGTGTCTCGCGATTTCACCGCCGAAAAGCCGCTACAAATTTGTGTGGTTGGTCGTCCGAATGCGGGCAAATCCACGCTGATTAACAAGCTGTTGGGCGAAGAGCGTCTGTTGACCGGCCCCGAGGCAGGGATCACGCGCGACAGTATTTCGGTTACGATGAACTGGAACAACACGCCTGTGCGGGTGTTCGATACGGCGGGTATGCGCAAAAAGGCCAAGGTGCAGGAAAAGCTCGAAAAGCTCTCCGTTGCTGATGGTCTGCGTGCGGTGAAATTCGCCGAAGTTGTGGTGGTTCTGCTCGACGTCTCGATCCCGTTTGAACAGCAAGATTTACGCATCGCCGATCTGGCCGAACGCGAAGGCCGCGCTGTGGTCATTGCCGTGAACAAATGGGACGAAGAGACCGATAAGTCCAACAAAGCCAAAGAGTTGCGCGAAGAGTTTACACGTCTTTTGCCACAGCTGCGCGGCGCACAATTGGTCACGGTGTCGGCCAAAACCGGCAAGAACCTTGATAAGCTGGAAGAGGCGATTTTATACGCGCACCAAGTGTGGAACCGCCGCGTGCCGACCGCCAAGCTCAACACATGGCTCTCGGCCATGACCGAGGCACACCCGCCCCCCGCACCGGGCGGTCGCCGCATCAAATTGCGGTATATGACCCAAGTGAAAGCCCGCCCGCCACAGTTCGTGGTGATGTGTAGCCATCCCGATGAATTGAACGCGTCCTATAAACGCTATCTCGTCAACGGGTTGCGCGCGGATTTTGACATGCCCGGCACGCCGATCCGTCTATTTTTCCGCAGTCAAGCGGATAAAAACCCGTTCAAGAACAAGACGAAATCCGTGCCCTCGCGGTTGCGCAAACACCTTGGCAAAGGGCGCGCGGACGAAAAGAAAAAGTGGTAG